Genomic segment of Dromiciops gliroides isolate mDroGli1 chromosome 3, mDroGli1.pri, whole genome shotgun sequence:
GTAAAATTGAAcagcagtatggaagaaattaagtttagaccaaGATCTCATACTTCATGTCAAGATATTCTCCTAGTGAAATGACATAGcaacatggaagaaattacctgtcagatttataggTAGGGAAAGGGGTCATGACCAAACAATGGACAGTTTTTATTACATAAGATTAAAAGGTTTTTGAATAAACAAATCTTTTACAGCTTTGATTAGAAGGGGAACAactgagaaaaaattttaaaactttacaaGTCTCTGATGAATGTCTCGTTTCTGATTATcagtctgattcaaatttataagaataggaGTCATTCTCCAATCAACAAATGCTAAAACAATGAACAAACAGTTCACAAGGGAAGAAACCTAGACTATatatagccatatttttaaagagaaggctccaaatcactaataataagagaaatacgtATTAATGCATTTATGAGGCTCCATTACACAACCATCATATTGGCAAagattattcccccccccccaaaaaaaaaataaaaaaaaattgacggatgttggaagggctgtgggaaaacagacaCAATGATTCACCATTTGTggaacttccttccttccttccttccttccttccttccttccttccttccttccttccttccttccttccttccttccttccttcctccctccctccctccctccctccctccctccctccctccctccctccctccctccctccctcccttccttccttccttccttccttccttccttccttccttccttccttccttccttccttccttccttccttccttccttccttccttccttccttcctcccttcctccctccctccctccctccctccctccctcccttcctccctgcctcccttcctcccttccttcctcccttccctcccttccctcccttccctccctcccacggAATActgcatttgttctttttttaaaaattaattaatttattttttttcccgttacatgtaaatatagttctcaacttttgtttatacaagctttccaatttcagatttttctccctccctcccccctcccctagacagcaggtaatctgatataggttatatatatatacacataataacattaatcctatttctgtattagtcatgttataagagaaaaatcagagcaatgatgaaaaacttcaaaatagaaaaaacaacagcaccaaaaacaaaagaaatagtatggttcattcagcatctatactccacagttcttttttttttcttggatttggagatcctcttctatcatgagttccctggaactcttctgtaccattgcattggtgagaagaatatagttcatcacagtagatcaacactcaatgttgatgatactgtgtacagtgttcttctggttctgctcatctcactcatcatcagtccacacaagaccctccaggtttctctgaactcctgctcatcgtttcttacagcacaatagtattccattgtattcatataccacaacttgtccagccatttccccagttgatgggcatcccctcaacttccaattccttgccaccgcgtacagagcagctataaatatttttgtacatgtgggtccctttcccctttccatgatttctttgggaaaaagacccaaaagtggtattgctgggtcaaagggtatggacagctttattgccctttgggcataattccaaattgctctccagaatggttggatcagttcacagctccaccaacaatgcattagtgttccaattttcccatagtttctccaacatttattattttccttttttgtcattttagccaatctgataggtgtcaggtggtacctcagagttgttttaatttgcatctctctaataaatagtgatttagagcattttttcatatgggaatagatagctttggtttcttcatcagaaaactgcttgttcatatcctttgaccatttctcaattggggaatgacttggattcttataaatttgatttagttccctatatattttagagatgaggcctttatcagaagtactggccacaaaaaatttttcccagctttctgcctcccttctaattttggatgcattgcttctgtttgtacaaaaattttttaatttaatgtaatcaaaatcatccattttgcattttataatatactctatctcttgtttggtcataaactgttttcctttccaaagatctgataggtagactattcctttctctcctaatttacctatggtatcacctcctATGTCtaccattttgaccttaactCTTATAAAGTAAAAGGAGTGAAAGGACAACTAGgatgcctttttatttatttatttgttcattcattcattcatttcttttcagggcagtgaggattaagtgacttgcccagggtcacacagctagtaagggtcaagtgtccgaggctggatttgaactcgggtcctcccgactccagggctggtgctctatcttccactgtgccacctagctgccccaggatgccttttaaaaaaaaaaacaacacacacaaacacacaatctATATAGTGcccatgatttaaaaataatctctaaAGGCTTTTTGGTAATCTTTAGTTTGATTTTTGCACATTTTGATTcaacataaaaattaaaaccaaacaaaaaagcatttttgaaaagaaagcagTAGTCCAATGTTTTTGTAGATTCAAGAGCTGGGAAGGTTTGAAATCAGTTTGGTAGTAATTAGATTTAGAAATTGGATTTCACACATTCCATAATAAgctcattatatttatatgtatgcacacagcCTGAATAAAAAGTATAACAGAGAAGAACAGAGATATCAGAACTATTTTTAGGGGGAGAATccttaaccaaacaaggaatagaggaGAACAAAAGAGACAAAGTAGAGTTTTGATGACAGAATTTTAAACCTTTTtcattaacaaaatcaataaaaatagaagaagaagaaaaactcaGGTAGAAAAAGATACGCATcaaaagtcattgataaaaatctgGTATGCAAAATATATAAGCAATTGACATACATAGCTAATATTTTATAGTGCTTAAGGTTTACTTACATCtcttatctcatctgatctcacaacagtcctatgaggtaggtaggtattatctttattttataaatgaggaaagagagatatTAAgagtttaagggggaaaaaaaagtgtatacAAACCAGTCCTTCCACTGGATTTCTTTATCAAAATGGAATGAATACAGGGGAAAGAAGTTTTTTGACATGGTTTTGTCATATTTATTGTGGGTGGGTGATACGTTGGCTAAACTAACATCAACATATTTAACTTTAGCACAGAAGTTATTAATGAACCTTTTTTGTGGGTGATACAGACCTCCTGTGGCAGTCTTGTGAAGCCAGtggactctttctcagaataatgtttttaaatccataaaataaaatccataggattacaaaggaaataaatcctatggaagtgttttttttttaagttcatagatcccaggttaaggacGTTAGCTCTAGCAGAATACTTAGTCACTCTTGTCATCGTTCCATGCTAGTAGCAACTTTAAACTACCCTTTCAAAAAAGGTTTTAGTTTCTTATCCATACTTTCCTTGtttttgaaacatttaaaattcaAGCTTACCCTTCTTTCATAAGACCTTCTTAGCCCATAGACAGACACAAGACAATAACATCTTTTTGTtctgccttcttctcttttcctgatcAAACTTATCTCACCCACTGGTTTTAGTTTATAAAGGTGTGACCTTTTTCTTCTATCTAATAACACATTTGAGAGAGAAATCAGTTTGAAGTGCATTCCTTTTGCTTTTAGCCATTGTAAGAATTTCAGTAATTAGGTGGAATTGTCAACAAGGATTACTTTCATATTCCTAATAGTGTTGTACTTAATGTAAGTCACTTATTGGTTATTAGTACCGATGGACAAGAAATCACCTGTAATGGATTAGGAAGAAACAAGAGATTTGGCTACATACcttatattttggtttttgtttgtttgtttttcatatttgcagggcaatgagggttaagtgacttgcctaggatcacacagtaagtgtcaagtgtctgaggccggatttgaacttagttcctcctgaatccagggcggtgctttatccactgcgacacttagctgcccctacataccTTATATTTTGAAGGACCCCTTGTGGAGGACAGTTATAATACTGTCCTACTTTAAAGTTTCCCTCTGTGACACTGATAGAAACAATCCTGACTGGAATGGGCTAGCCACTTATTAGGTAGGTGTATGGTGGGGCAAGTGTCTTAAACTCTcttatttctcatctgtaaaatgaatataataatatttatattacctaATCCACAgggttgtgaagaaaatgctttagaaaccataaagccttatataaatgAGTAAAGGAGTTTATACTTtcataaatacttttatagaagtAGTTATCATAATAGGTGATTGTTTCTTATATCcttttaataatattaaacagAAAACACAAATCACTTTACATTGCCTTTGTAACACAGTCACACGTGTACATATTCTTAGATTCCTAAACCTGTATCTTTTTCCTCTCTACAATAGGGGTTAGTAGCATGGAAACTTCTTTTTTAGGAAACAGGGACATTAGGAAAACAGAGAGGAACCAAGTTACTACAAGTTATTATGACTTTCCTGAGGCTGACTACCATTTACACATGGTATGACTTCTTATGAGCACAAATAGCACACTACTTGATActaaaatcatttttcatttcagaaaaaagaagTAGAGTGAGAATAGTATCCAATTTAAATGATTTTGGTTCTTTTTGAGATAATCCTACTTTTGTGTTTCAGGTTATACACCAGGTACACCATATAAAGTGTCCTGTTCACCCACCAGTGGGGCAGTGCCACCTTATTCATCATCACCCAACCCTTACCAGACTGCAGTGTACCCAGTTCGAAGTGCCTATCCACAGCAGAATCCATATGCACAGGTAAATCATATGCACCAGCTGTTTGGTATGGCTTTAATAAGCCTAAATGTTACCTTAACAAACATGTTGCTTTTCagatcccaatttttaaaaatctattgggAAAATTCATTAATAAAAGATGTTATGGCTAAAGTGTGAGtaagtgagaaaaataaaataaatgtgaacaTTTTATTGTAGCTAAAGagatactctgtgtgtgtgtgtgtgtgtgtgtgtaaacttaaaagaaaattttgagaAGCTGAATTGCAGTTCTCTTTTCTCCAACAGCAAGGCACTTACTACACCCAGCCTTTGTATGCAGCACCACCTCATGTAATTCATCACACCACAGTTGTGCAACCAAATGGCATGCCAGCAACTATGTACCCTGCTCCCATCCCTCCTCCAAGAGGAAATGGCGTGACGATGGGAATGGTTGCTGGGACTACTATGGCAATGTCAGCAGGTAAATCTTTTTAACTGGTTTGTTgttatcatatcatatatcatatatcatatcaatTGTATCAATCATATATCGTATCATATCATAGGATATAAGTAAGAGAGtcctgggcctcagacacttactactttcCCTacgtgaccctggtcaagtctcttaaccttgtttgcctcagtttccttgtttgtaaaatgaactggacaaggaaatggcaaactgaaaAAAGAccgaacaacaataacaaaagtaatgTTTCAGTGATCTAAACTccagttcatatagttcttttcATGTCCTTTGCCATGAAAATACCTGGTAcgtctttttttccctctcaggaAGAAAGGTAGCGGTTAAACTGGCTAACATCTCCTGTTATTTAGTATtaataagaattttatttcagAGCAGTTTTCTTGAAtagcatcttttttgttgtttttaattggaAGAAAATCATAGGTGGTGGGGGTAGGAAGCAGAGAACTCTATGACAgtaaaaaccccaaatcaaaggATTCTCTCAGATAGTTTGATGATGTGATCTATATTGTGGTTGccaaaattagaagctttagcaccagtctttgggcattaagcatttattaaagcataccagttattcacatggagttcagaaagttaagaaaaggcctatcttgcCTAGAGTTCCAGcgtggtctggttcttcctcaaatcctctgccacaagcctgcttcaatcacgaactctccagcaagctgattgtggaagctttttataggtctggaacagaggcggtccttacacactgcttcaggctgattgcttggcatcatccaaatccattggttttgaaggtgttctcaagttgagttcacagtctagcttctgagaacaataccttcttaagggctagccaggtgtaattacaatccagttaacttgaagtaggctaatcagcagtcaatcactctcacttgattcagtcagtctagattaatctccaggttttagtatctgctaaatcccattatttcatcacaattactAGCATTATTTAACTTGGATTATATATGTGTTGTTAGATCTGATTAAATCTAAATTGCTTAAGAATAGtttctggagggggcagctaggtggcacagtggataaagcaccagccctggatttaggagaacctgagttcaaatccagcctcagacacttgacacttactatctgtgtgaccctgg
This window contains:
- the FAM168B gene encoding myelin-associated neurite-outgrowth inhibitor isoform X2, whose translation is MNPVYSPGSSGVPYANAKGIGYPGYTPGTPYKVSCSPTSGAVPPYSSSPNPYQTAVYPVRSAYPQQNPYAQQGTYYTQPLYAAPPHVIHHTTVVQPNGMPATMYPAPIPPPRGNGVTMGMVAGTTMAMSAGTLLTTHSPTPVAPHPVTMPTYRAPGTPTYSYVPPQW
- the FAM168B gene encoding myelin-associated neurite-outgrowth inhibitor isoform X1, with the protein product MNPVYSPGSSGVPYANAKGIGYPAGFPMGYAAAAPAYSPNMYPGANPTFQTGYTPGTPYKVSCSPTSGAVPPYSSSPNPYQTAVYPVRSAYPQQNPYAQQGTYYTQPLYAAPPHVIHHTTVVQPNGMPATMYPAPIPPPRGNGVTMGMVAGTTMAMSAGTLLTTHSPTPVAPHPVTMPTYRAPGTPTYSYVPPQW